GGGGGCGCAGGCGGCCTGGCCAGGGTCGATGTAGCCGTTGGGGGACATCTGCATGCGCAGGAAGGTGCGCGAGGGGTCCTGCGGCCCGGTCGGGCTGTCGTTGACGCTGTCGATGTAGCTGCGGTCGGAGGCGAAGATGGGCTTCTGCTTGGTGTATTCCAGCCCGTAGCTGAGGTCCAGGTTGCCGAAGGAATGGCCGCTGCTGAAGATGAAGCGCTGGCTGGATCCGCCACCATCGCTGTAGCCGCCAGCACGGTAGCGGAAATGGGTGCCTTCCACCTTGTCCTTCAGCACGATGTTGATCACGCCCGCCACGGCCGACGAGCCGTACACCGACGACTGCCCACCGGTGAGCACGTCGATGCGTTCCACCATGCCCAGCGGAATGTTGGCGATGTCCACGATGCTGGTGTTGCCGTTGTAGGCAAGCGGATAGCTGTTGAGCGGCCGCCCGTTGAGCAGCGTAAGCGTGTAGCTCGGGTCCAGCCCGAACAGGCTGACGGTCTTTGCGCCCGGGGTATAGAAGCCGGTGCCCTGCGAGTCCTGCACCGAGCCGTTGGCCATCGGCAGCGAGCGCAGCGCATCGAACACCGTGGTGAAGCCCTGTGCCTCGATTTCCTCGGCCGTGATGGTGGTCACCGGCGAAGGCCCTTCGATCTGCGCGCGGGGAATCAGCGAGCCGGTGACGTTCACCGTATCCAGCTGACGGGTGGCCGGCGTGGCGCCTTCTTCGTCGGAGGGGGACGCCTGTGCCTGTGCGGCCAGGGGGTGGAGCAGTACGGATGACACCAGCAACGACAGCAACGTGCGCTTCATCTTGCAGATCTCCAGTACAAGGTCTCCCGGCACCGCATCGGCGCAGGAGAGTTGGGGGTGCAGGGGCTTCCGTGGGGCGTGGGGTGCAGCTTTTCTAGATCGATCTAAATGAATTGTCAACAATTTGAAATGAAACCATTTCCAAGCGCTTAGATCGAACGAAATGGCACTTGCGGGCGGCCGTGGCCGTGTTGCAGGATCAGCGCGGTTGCCCATCACGTCCTGGAGTGCCGCGTATGCGTCTGCGCCGTTGCCTGATCGTCCCTGTCGTTGCTGCAACCCTCGCGTTTCCCGCCGCACACGCTGCGGAAATCCAACAGACGCGCGATGGCGTCACCCTGACCTACCAGGACCAGAGCGGATCAACGGTTGCTGCCGTGCGTGACCGCATCATCGCCACCTTCTTCGCCACGTATCCGCGCGAACGCCGCGATTACCATCCCGCTGCGCCGTCCAGCGTGCGTATCGTCATGGACCCGTCGTACGACGGGGTTGCGTATGTAGGTGAGAAGGAGAAGTCGGCCACCATCACCATCAACCCGCGCTGGTTGGAGAAACATCCCAACGACACCGACCTGGTAACCCATGAGGCCATGCACATCGTGCAGGGCTACCCGGGCTATGCCAGCGAACAGGCGCCTTCCTGGTTGGTCGAAGGCATCGCCGACTATGCCCGCGACCATTACGGCGTGGACAACGCTGCTGGCGGCTGGGCGCTGCCTTCGCAGGTCAAGCCGGAGCACAAGGTGGACACCGGCTACCGCGTTACCGGTGCGTTCCTGAAGTGGAGCGAGGCCGGGCACCCGGGGTTGGTGAAGGCGCTGGATGCGGCGCTGCGCAAGGGCACCTATACGCCGGCGTTGTGGAAGGCGCACACCGGCGAAGACCTGGCCGCGCTGTGGGAGGCTTATGTTGCGCAGCAGGGTAATGGCGCGCGCGGCGCTTGATCCCGTAGCACGAAACGCTCGATGGCCAGGGCCACGCCGTCTTCGGAATTGGTGGTGGTCTGATGCAGCGCGGTCGACTTGACGATGTCCACCGCGTTGCCCATCGCCACGCTGGTGCCGGCGTACTGAAGCATGGTCAGGTCGTTTTCCTGGTCGCCGATGGCCATTACCTGCATGCGGTCGATGCCCAGGTGCTCGGCCAGCTTCTGCAGGCTTGGGCCCTTGCCAGCGCGGTGGTCGAACACTTCGAGGAAGAATGCCGCGCTCTTGAGCACGGCGAAGCGTTCGGTCAGCGCCGATGGCAGGCGCGGGATGACAGCGTCCAGGATCTGCGGTTCGTCGACCATCATCAGTTTGATGAAGGACATCGCCGGGTCCATTTCTTCCACGCTGCGATAGGACAACGGCACGCGTGACAGGTGCGAATCGGCCACGGTGTAGATGCTGATGTCGCGGTTGGGCGTGTACAGCCGTTCGCCATCCAGTGCCTGGAAGTGCACGCCCAGCTCGCGCGCCACCTGCTCGCAGAACAGGAAATCAGCGAAGCTGAGCGGGTATTCGACCACCACCTCGCCAGTGGCAACGCGGGTGACCAGCCCGCCATTGCAGGCGATGCAGTAGTCGTCCGCGCCATTGATGTCCAGCTCCTCCAGGAACGGGGCAAGGCCGGACACCGGGCGCCCGCTGGTCAACACGATCCGCACGCCCTGCGCCCGTGCGCGGGCGATGGCCTGCTTCACGCGCGGGGTGAGCTTGTGCGCCGGGTCCAGCAGCGTGCCATCCATATCGATGGCCACCAGTTCAATGGCCGGCTGGCGGCGTCCCATCTCCATCTCGATCAACCTCGTTCACTGCCAGAAACGCTGCGATGCAGCCGCAGGGTAGTTTAAGCCAGGGGCGCCCCGGCAAAGAAAAGGCCAGCCGGGTTGCCCCGGCTGGCCTCCATACCACACACGCTGTTGCGCAGACGACGGCGGGCTCAGCGGCCCATCGCCACCTTCTGCTGCTCTTCCTGCACCTGTTGCTGCTGGCTGGCGTTGTTGCTCTGCAGTTGGGCGTTGGTGTGCTCCAGCGACGGCGCCTCGCTCAGGTCCACCGCGGTGCGGTAGCCCGGGGTGGTGCCCATCACGAACGCCTTGCCATCCTGCACGGTCACGCTCTGCAGCTTCTCCGGCGAATCAATGCCGGCCTGCTTGGCCTGCAGGGTGACGTTGGCCGCCGCTTCGTTGGAGATGGCGGCAGGCAGCTGGCCACGGATCGCGTTGTGCAGCGGCGTGTCCGCGTGGCCCTTCTCGCCCAGCTGCGGGCCAGTGGCGGTGCGGGTTTCCGCCCCCTGCGCCTGGGTGGCGGCCAGCTTGCCGAAGGTCTCCCGGCCCACGATGCCGTCGTCCTTCAGGCCCTGCTGCTTCTGGAAGGCCTGCACCGCTTCGCGGGTGTTGTCGCCGAACTTGCCGTCTTCGGACAGGCGGTTGCCGTTGGCATCGCGCACGCCCAGACGGTTCAGCTCTTCCTGCAGCTTGGTCACCTCGTCGCTGCGGTCACCCTTGCGCAGGGTGCCGGCCGGCGCGTGGTCATGGTCGTGCGCATGCCCGTGCTTGCCCGCTTCCTGCTGGAGGCCCTTGTTCCAGTAGGTCTCCGGGTTGATCAGCTTCCCGGCCGGATCCTTCATCTGGTAATGCACGTGCTGGGCGTACTGGTTGGCGCCCTGCGGGCCGCGGCCGCCCATGGTGCCGATCGGGTCGCCCGGCTCCACGTGCTGCCCGACCTTCACCTTGGTGTCCTGCATGTGCAGGATCTGGTGCGAGTTGCCCTGCGCGTCCTGGATCATCACCGTGCCGTACTTGCCGCCTACCGAGGTCACGGTGCCGGCGATCGGCGCGTGGATGGTCGGGTGCTGCAGGTTGCGGCCGGTCTGGCCACCGACGTAGTTGAAGTCGCTGCCGCCATGGCTCTTCTCGCCACGGTGCTCACCGAAGTGGCCGGTGATGTGCGGCTTGACGCCGTTCTGCGGCGGCAGCATCACCTGCATGGTGTGCTCGTAGGAGCGCGCCTGGGTGGCAGCGGCGCCAACAGCGGCAGCGCCGGCCACGGCAGCGGCGGCGCCCGCAACGGCATGCTGCTGGGCCGGTGCCTGCACCTGGGTCTGGCTCAGGCGCTGGTTGACGAACTGTTCGTACTCATCCAGGTGCGGCGCGACCTTGCGCTGCGACAGGCCGAGACCGCCGTAGTCCTTGGTCGGGCCATCGTGGTGGTACTTGTAGATGTAGTCTTCGCCCTGGCCACGGTCGCGTGCCAGGTTGCGGTTGTCGACGAAGTGCGCCACCAGCGCGTCGGACTGTGCGTCGACGTCGAAGCGGTTGGCGTTGTTCAGGCCGTAGTGCTTGCCGGTGCGGTCGATGAACTGGCCCAGGCCGGAGGCCGAGGTGGTGCCAGCAGCGGCATCCGGGTTGAAGCCGGATTCGACGCGGGCGATCGCCAGCACATACGCGGTTTCGCGCGGGGTCAGGCCGGCTTCGCGCGAGGACTCGATCAGCGAGTCGATCACACGCGACTGTACTTCGGGGGAGGCATCGCCCCAGCGGCGCGATTGGCCGTGCAGCGCGCGGCTTTCGTCGATCGGTTCGCGGTAGTGGCTCCACGATTCGATCTGGTTGCTGCGGTATGCCGCGCCAGGCGGCTGCACCATGTTGGTGTAGATGTCATCAGGCATGTCTGTGCTATCCATTCTATGAGAAAGGGGCTTTCCTTAAAGGGGTGTATCGACCAACGGTCGATACCTACCGGACATCGTGTCCGGGCAACGCGCATCGACGTCTTGTCGATGTACTGCTCAGTCTTCGATGTAATCCACCTCCGGGTGAGTGATGCCGAGCTTGGCGATCAGCTGCGAATACTCGTCGTTGTTGGGCGACTGCGCATCGGCTTCGCCGCGCAGGGGCGGGGTGTTGTGGGTCAGCTGCTTGCCATCGGCGTCGTACAGCGTGAACCATTCGCAGAACGCGCAGCCGAACGGCAGTTCGCCGTACTGCACCACGAAATACGAAGCGCCCTGCTTGTCTTCAGCGCAGGCCAGGCCAACAGCGGTGTAGTCACCCAGCTCTGCCGGGGTCTCGATGGCACGGCGCTGGCCGTCCTTCTCGATCTCCAGGCGGGTGCGGGTGGTGTCGCCGTCCTTGGTCGGCAACGCGGTCAGGTGCAGCGTGGCACCTGGGCATTCCTTGTGCATGCCTTTCTCTTCCTGCGGTGTGGGTGAAGGGGTAGTCGCCGCTGCGACCGCAGGCGCGGCGGCGGTTTCCGGAGTGGCGGCGGTGCCGCCCTCCCCGGTGGGTGCATTGCACGCAGCCAGCAACAACGCCAGTGCGGCAGTCGGAACGAAACGCAGTGTGGACATCACCCGCTCCCTGGATCAGATCGACTCATCGGCCATGCGCACCAGCTGCCAGCACGGGCGCTGGGCAAAGTAGTACGACTGCTGGTTGCTGGTATCGGGCGTGCGGATCAGCACCTTCATGCTGCCATCGGCCTCTTTGGTTACCTGCATCTCGCGGCCCACGGCCTTCAGGCCCGAGGGGTTGGGCATAACCGGCCAGGTGACCTCGCTGAGCGGGACCTTCTCGGTGACCAGGGTGGGCTCGCCCTGCCCTTCGGTGTCGTAGCGTTCGCTCAACAGCGGGTCGGCTACCGACTTCTCCTGCAGGGCGATCTTCCTGCCGAACTCCGGCAGGAACGCATCGAAG
This is a stretch of genomic DNA from Stenotrophomonas rhizophila. It encodes these proteins:
- a CDS encoding peptidoglycan-binding protein, yielding MPDDIYTNMVQPPGAAYRSNQIESWSHYREPIDESRALHGQSRRWGDASPEVQSRVIDSLIESSREAGLTPRETAYVLAIARVESGFNPDAAAGTTSASGLGQFIDRTGKHYGLNNANRFDVDAQSDALVAHFVDNRNLARDRGQGEDYIYKYHHDGPTKDYGGLGLSQRKVAPHLDEYEQFVNQRLSQTQVQAPAQQHAVAGAAAAVAGAAAVGAAATQARSYEHTMQVMLPPQNGVKPHITGHFGEHRGEKSHGGSDFNYVGGQTGRNLQHPTIHAPIAGTVTSVGGKYGTVMIQDAQGNSHQILHMQDTKVKVGQHVEPGDPIGTMGGRGPQGANQYAQHVHYQMKDPAGKLINPETYWNKGLQQEAGKHGHAHDHDHAPAGTLRKGDRSDEVTKLQEELNRLGVRDANGNRLSEDGKFGDNTREAVQAFQKQQGLKDDGIVGRETFGKLAATQAQGAETRTATGPQLGEKGHADTPLHNAIRGQLPAAISNEAAANVTLQAKQAGIDSPEKLQSVTVQDGKAFVMGTTPGYRTAVDLSEAPSLEHTNAQLQSNNASQQQQVQEEQQKVAMGR
- the yidA gene encoding sugar-phosphatase — translated: MEMGRRQPAIELVAIDMDGTLLDPAHKLTPRVKQAIARARAQGVRIVLTSGRPVSGLAPFLEELDINGADDYCIACNGGLVTRVATGEVVVEYPLSFADFLFCEQVARELGVHFQALDGERLYTPNRDISIYTVADSHLSRVPLSYRSVEEMDPAMSFIKLMMVDEPQILDAVIPRLPSALTERFAVLKSAAFFLEVFDHRAGKGPSLQKLAEHLGIDRMQVMAIGDQENDLTMLQYAGTSVAMGNAVDIVKSTALHQTTTNSEDGVALAIERFVLRDQAPRAPLPCCAT
- a CDS encoding basic secretory protein-like protein; its protein translation is MRLRRCLIVPVVAATLAFPAAHAAEIQQTRDGVTLTYQDQSGSTVAAVRDRIIATFFATYPRERRDYHPAAPSSVRIVMDPSYDGVAYVGEKEKSATITINPRWLEKHPNDTDLVTHEAMHIVQGYPGYASEQAPSWLVEGIADYARDHYGVDNAAGGWALPSQVKPEHKVDTGYRVTGAFLKWSEAGHPGLVKALDAALRKGTYTPALWKAHTGEDLAALWEAYVAQQGNGARGA